A genome region from Chloroflexota bacterium includes the following:
- the rodA gene encoding rod shape-determining protein RodA, producing MTKRLWKNFDLLLLFITIGIVAIGITLIYSATISTEADDPLMERSFFRQIVSASSGVLLLLLAAAINYQFLGSIHWLLYIATIGILGLVLAVGRVGFGAQSWLTWRRAVQPSELVKVLLIVFLAKYLADKEERMQEPQWILLSAVFMIPPVLLIYRQPDFGTAIVLMAIWIGMVFTAGARLLYLGLLGLGTATIAPVVWFSLKDYMKQRILVFLNPASDVSGISYNARQALISIGSGGWFGKGFLHGTQSQLYFLRVRHTDYVFSVLCEEFGFIGALVLLLLFLIMLWRILRAASLAQDAFGRLIACGVATMIFFQCFVNIAVNVGLLPVTGLTLPLVSYGGSSLWATLLGIGLVESVVMRHKKLEFGY from the coding sequence ATGACCAAGCGCCTCTGGAAGAATTTCGACCTTCTTCTCTTATTCATCACGATCGGCATTGTGGCTATTGGCATAACACTAATCTACAGCGCTACTATCTCTACTGAAGCCGATGACCCATTGATGGAACGGAGCTTCTTCCGCCAGATAGTGTCTGCAAGCAGTGGAGTGCTCCTTCTGTTGCTTGCGGCTGCTATTAATTACCAATTCCTGGGTTCTATTCACTGGCTCCTTTATATCGCAACGATCGGCATCCTGGGTCTGGTGTTGGCCGTAGGGCGGGTGGGCTTCGGAGCACAGAGCTGGCTGACATGGCGCAGAGCGGTACAGCCATCAGAATTGGTTAAAGTGCTCCTCATTGTATTTTTAGCCAAATACCTGGCAGATAAGGAAGAACGTATGCAGGAGCCGCAGTGGATTCTCCTTTCAGCAGTCTTCATGATTCCACCGGTGCTCCTAATCTATCGTCAACCCGATTTTGGCACGGCTATCGTATTGATGGCCATCTGGATAGGTATGGTATTCACAGCGGGAGCGCGCCTTCTCTATCTAGGTTTGTTAGGACTTGGAACTGCAACGATAGCGCCAGTGGTCTGGTTTTCCCTTAAGGATTACATGAAACAGCGCATCCTGGTGTTCCTCAACCCAGCCAGTGATGTGTCTGGCATAAGTTACAATGCAAGACAAGCATTGATCAGCATTGGCTCTGGGGGTTGGTTTGGCAAAGGTTTCCTGCATGGAACACAGAGCCAACTGTATTTCCTACGCGTCCGACATACCGATTATGTGTTTTCCGTTCTGTGTGAGGAATTTGGATTCATTGGTGCCCTAGTGCTATTATTGCTATTCCTGATTATGCTGTGGCGCATCCTGCGCGCAGCCAGCCTGGCTCAAGACGCTTTTGGGCGGCTGATTGCTTGCGGAGTAGCCACGATGATCTTCTTCCAGTGCTTTGTGAATATCGCCGTAAATGTAGGGCTGCTGCCAGTAACGGGATTGACATTGCCCCTAGTCAGTTATGGGGGCAGTTCCTTGTGGGCTACGCTCTTGGGAATTGGACTTGTGGAAAGTGTAGTCATGCGCCATAAGAAATTAGAGTTTGGATACTAA
- the minE gene encoding cell division topological specificity factor MinE — protein sequence MNIFSRLFGRSKTSKAIAKERLRLVLIHDRSGIPPELLNVIKNEIITVISKHVRVDREGIQIRLSHAQGLTKLEADIPIVSYRQSPTRSTKQSTRKTEASR from the coding sequence ATGAACATCTTCTCGAGATTATTTGGTAGATCAAAAACCAGCAAAGCAATCGCAAAAGAACGGCTCCGCCTGGTGCTGATTCACGATCGGTCGGGCATTCCACCCGAGCTGTTGAATGTGATCAAGAACGAGATCATTACCGTGATTTCGAAGCACGTGAGGGTAGACCGCGAGGGCATTCAGATCAGGCTTTCGCACGCACAGGGGCTTACCAAATTGGAGGCCGATATCCCCATTGTCAGTTACCGTCAGTCTCCAACCAGGAGTACTAAACAGAGCACAAGGAAAACGGAAGCATCAAGATGA
- the minD gene encoding septum site-determining protein MinD, with product MAGRAITITSGKGGVGKTTVTANLAVALALLGQRVAAIDTDIGLRNLDIIMGMESRIIYDIVDVVEGQCHLLQALIRDKRLPNLHLLPAAQTSDKTAITREDMIAICQELKADNDFILIDSPAGIELGFQNALAGADEVIIVTTPEVSAVRSADRIIGLIEMNGKGPGRLIINRIKPAMVKRGDMLDTYDVIEFLAIELLGVIPEDEAVIVAANKGIPLAFEQSTLASQAFHNIARRVLGETVPFMPILEERGGLLNRLRSLFRF from the coding sequence ATGGCAGGTAGAGCAATCACTATTACCTCGGGTAAGGGTGGGGTAGGCAAGACAACTGTTACGGCTAATTTGGCCGTTGCTCTGGCGTTGTTGGGTCAGCGTGTAGCGGCGATTGACACGGACATTGGACTACGTAACCTAGACATCATCATGGGCATGGAGAGCCGCATTATCTACGACATAGTGGACGTGGTCGAAGGACAATGTCACTTGCTCCAGGCATTGATCCGGGACAAGCGCCTGCCCAATTTGCATCTACTTCCCGCTGCCCAGACCAGTGACAAGACCGCTATCACTCGTGAGGACATGATAGCCATCTGCCAAGAGTTGAAAGCCGATAATGATTTCATTCTTATTGATTCTCCAGCGGGCATCGAGCTTGGCTTTCAAAACGCTCTAGCTGGTGCAGACGAGGTAATCATCGTGACTACACCAGAGGTTTCTGCTGTGCGTAGCGCCGATCGCATTATCGGGCTTATTGAGATGAACGGCAAGGGACCAGGCCGATTGATCATCAACCGCATCAAACCTGCTATGGTCAAGCGCGGCGATATGCTCGATACCTATGATGTGATCGAGTTCCTAGCTATTGAACTGCTCGGAGTCATCCCGGAAGACGAAGCGGTTATCGTTGCGGCCAATAAAGGCATACCGCTTGCTTTCGAACAGAGCACACTCGCTAGTCAGGCCTTCCATAACATCGCCCGCCGTGTACTGGGCGAAACGGTGCCTTTCATGCCCATTCTTGAAGAGCGTGGCGGCCTGTTGAATCGCTTACGAAGTCTATTTCGTTTCTAG
- the minC gene encoding septum site-determining protein MinC has translation MTPATIIPPRSSGESKIWIKGTRKGLSIALGEGDWSELLRELDLRLDQADAFFRGSQVNLSIGKRDLAQIELKELMDLLLKHDIKLVSLRTGSESAAEAAQALGVRLALPEVVQDQTGLRTSAEEPSEGLLLRRTLRSGQSLRHPGHVVVIGDVNPGAEIIAGGDVVVWGRLRGMVHAGALGDNTAIVCALELMPTQLRIGNCIATSPEKKSKGLQPEVAFVLDGRIVAEPWSGK, from the coding sequence ATGACTCCCGCAACCATTATACCACCCCGCTCCAGTGGGGAATCCAAGATCTGGATCAAGGGAACGCGCAAAGGGTTATCCATCGCTCTCGGTGAAGGAGATTGGAGCGAACTGCTGCGCGAACTAGACTTGCGACTGGATCAGGCCGACGCTTTTTTCCGCGGCAGCCAGGTAAATCTGAGTATCGGCAAGCGCGATCTGGCTCAGATAGAACTGAAAGAATTGATGGACTTGTTACTGAAGCATGACATCAAGCTGGTATCCCTGCGGACTGGCTCCGAATCCGCTGCTGAAGCAGCCCAAGCTTTAGGCGTGAGACTAGCCCTGCCAGAGGTTGTCCAGGATCAAACAGGGCTACGTACATCAGCGGAAGAGCCGAGTGAGGGGCTCTTGTTGCGGCGGACTTTGCGCTCAGGACAATCGCTCAGGCATCCCGGCCATGTAGTGGTTATTGGCGATGTGAACCCAGGCGCAGAAATCATTGCCGGCGGGGATGTAGTGGTATGGGGGAGGCTGCGCGGGATGGTTCATGCAGGCGCTTTGGGCGACAATACCGCCATCGTATGCGCATTAGAGCTTATGCCTACCCAACTACGTATTGGCAACTGCATTGCTACATCACCTGAGAAGAAAAGCAAAGGTCTCCAACCAGAAGTTGCCTTCGTGCTCGATGGCCGCATTGTGGCCGAACCATGGAGTGGCAAATAA
- the mrdA gene encoding penicillin-binding protein 2 encodes MNSDNGKWRIILFRAVILAAFAVLVGRLWHLQILHSESYQLQADANRFRLVSVDAPRGVIYDRYGRLLARNIPSYTISIVPAALPKEKEARQAILTRLSQLLEIPVSSKTASLGGAGTLLGIEEILERDTISPYLPVAIKKGVDKQVAFLIEEEHLYLPGVIVEVVPRREYPTGSLTSHLVGYLGYIPAEHAQYYLDQTEEGYAINDQVGLMGVEATYEKALHGRKGQKHIEVDAFGREVNVLAIDPPQPGHSIILTLDLDLQRAAETALREGMRRVGSTAGVVVAMNPQTGEILAMVSLPSYDNNLFARGITTQDYEQLSADPERPLLNHAISGQYPPGSTFKIIPAAAGLEEGVIDYKTRLTCAGKLLLPNKYFPDDPVKAQVFKCWNIWGHGALNVTEAIAQSCDIYFYQVGGGFKDFNGLGIERLGEYARAFGFGELTGIALPGEAAGLIPDDYWKRVTYGEPWVTGDTYNAVIGQGYVLVTPLQLLNATAAIANGGKLYRPQVVYRIIDSEGRIVQDYAPEVIRQVPVSAQNLEIVREGMRAAVTRGTAHRVNLAEVAVAGKTGTAEYPGPRDAEGYLPTHAWFTAFAPYEEPEIALVVFVSGGHEGAKVAVPIAAQILRAYYSLPLLPSEELVAAPPGD; translated from the coding sequence ATGAACAGCGATAACGGTAAATGGAGAATTATACTATTTCGCGCCGTAATCCTGGCCGCTTTTGCGGTACTGGTCGGCCGACTGTGGCATCTGCAGATATTGCATAGCGAAAGTTACCAACTACAAGCCGATGCCAATCGCTTCCGTCTGGTATCTGTTGATGCACCGCGAGGTGTGATCTATGACCGTTATGGCCGTCTTTTGGCACGAAATATCCCGAGTTATACTATCTCCATTGTCCCTGCTGCCTTGCCCAAAGAGAAAGAGGCAAGACAGGCTATCCTGACTCGTCTATCCCAGTTGCTGGAGATCCCGGTCAGCAGCAAAACAGCCTCCTTGGGTGGAGCAGGCACTTTGCTAGGGATTGAGGAAATCCTGGAGCGAGATACCATTTCGCCTTATCTTCCCGTAGCAATCAAGAAAGGTGTGGACAAGCAAGTTGCCTTTCTCATTGAGGAAGAGCACCTATATCTGCCAGGGGTCATTGTGGAAGTTGTTCCCCGACGAGAATACCCTACTGGAAGTCTTACTTCACACCTAGTGGGCTATTTGGGATACATTCCCGCAGAGCATGCACAGTACTACCTCGATCAAACTGAGGAAGGCTATGCGATCAACGATCAAGTCGGCTTGATGGGCGTGGAAGCGACATATGAAAAGGCTTTGCACGGACGCAAAGGACAGAAGCATATCGAAGTAGACGCATTTGGACGAGAAGTAAACGTGCTGGCCATAGATCCTCCTCAACCTGGGCATAGCATCATACTGACCCTGGACTTGGATCTGCAGCGAGCGGCAGAAACTGCGCTCAGAGAGGGCATGCGCCGTGTTGGGTCAACTGCTGGCGTCGTCGTCGCTATGAATCCGCAGACAGGTGAAATCCTGGCCATGGTGTCGCTGCCAAGTTATGACAACAACCTTTTCGCTAGGGGTATAACTACACAGGACTATGAGCAACTGAGCGCTGACCCAGAGCGTCCACTGCTCAATCACGCCATTAGTGGTCAGTATCCCCCAGGTTCGACGTTCAAAATCATTCCGGCAGCTGCAGGTCTAGAAGAGGGAGTCATTGACTACAAGACTAGGCTCACTTGTGCCGGCAAATTGCTGTTACCCAACAAGTACTTCCCAGATGACCCAGTCAAGGCTCAGGTATTCAAATGCTGGAACATATGGGGACATGGTGCTTTGAACGTGACGGAGGCCATCGCTCAGTCTTGTGACATCTATTTTTACCAAGTCGGCGGTGGATTCAAAGATTTCAATGGATTGGGCATCGAAAGGCTGGGCGAATACGCCAGAGCTTTCGGCTTTGGTGAGCTGACGGGAATTGCCCTTCCCGGTGAGGCTGCAGGGCTAATCCCAGATGACTACTGGAAACGAGTAACCTATGGTGAACCATGGGTGACAGGTGATACCTATAACGCTGTAATTGGTCAGGGTTATGTCTTGGTCACTCCATTGCAATTGCTGAATGCTACGGCTGCGATAGCCAATGGTGGTAAACTGTATCGCCCCCAGGTAGTATATCGGATTATTGATAGCGAGGGACGTATCGTACAGGACTATGCGCCCGAGGTCATTCGCCAAGTGCCCGTCTCTGCACAGAACCTCGAGATCGTGCGGGAGGGTATGCGTGCCGCGGTGACACGTGGCACGGCACACCGAGTGAATCTGGCAGAGGTTGCTGTTGCTGGCAAAACGGGGACAGCCGAGTACCCGGGTCCTCGCGATGCCGAGGGTTATCTGCCCACTCATGCTTGGTTTACTGCCTTCGCTCCTTATGAAGAGCCAGAAATTGCCTTGGTGGTTTTCGTTTCTGGAGGGCATGAAGGAGCCAAGGTGGCCGTACCTATTGCAGCACAGATTTTACGCGCTTACTATAGTCTGCCACTGCTACCCAGCGAGGAACTGGTGGCAGCACCACCAGGAGATTAG
- the mreD gene encoding rod shape-determining protein MreD, with translation MERSTINPYLAGALLLIVALLQTSVMPKFLVLGVVPDLMLLVVVSWTLLRDVREGIGWALAGGLMLDLLSSGSFGAITISLCLSSLATGLGSPSVFQGSSWLPAAASILATSIYNLAYVIILRFSGRAVPWVTSLLQVTMPCMILNAVIIYPIYWIMQWLHRRVM, from the coding sequence GTGGAAAGGAGTACCATTAACCCATATCTTGCCGGTGCATTACTGCTCATTGTAGCCCTATTGCAGACGAGTGTCATGCCCAAATTTTTGGTACTTGGTGTGGTCCCCGATTTGATGCTACTCGTTGTAGTATCGTGGACCCTCCTTCGTGATGTCCGCGAAGGAATCGGTTGGGCACTTGCTGGTGGCCTCATGCTCGATTTGCTCTCCAGCGGCTCTTTTGGAGCAATCACTATCTCCCTTTGCCTCTCAAGTCTAGCAACTGGTCTGGGCAGCCCCAGTGTCTTCCAAGGCTCATCTTGGTTACCCGCTGCTGCCAGCATTCTCGCTACCAGCATATACAACCTGGCTTATGTGATCATCCTGCGATTCTCCGGGCGTGCAGTGCCCTGGGTGACGAGCTTGCTGCAAGTGACCATGCCGTGTATGATATTGAATGCCGTGATCATATACCCTATCTATTGGATCATGCAGTGGTTACATCGCCGTGTAATGTAA
- the mreC gene encoding rod shape-determining protein MreC: MSVLRDRSKALALLLIAVLLGGMVLHPTGHLQPVENVVFTLLAPLQYSFHWISVRIANGVQTLRNLNTLQTRIQELQDTVDRLMIENVRLREAEIERTILREQLQFKLANPTYELLAAEVIGRDPSNLLHYIIIDRGANDGIAVGMPVVTARGLVGRVTLVYPHSARVMLLTDPASSVNALIQSSRATGVVQGQGTRGLVMRYIEQSEQVQVGDIVLTSGLGGNFPKRLVIGQVTAVKRNDVEMFQEVQVQSAVQFDRLEIVLVIQSFVPIDYAP, from the coding sequence TTGAGTGTATTGCGGGATCGCTCAAAAGCTCTGGCATTGCTCTTGATCGCGGTATTGTTGGGTGGTATGGTTCTGCATCCAACTGGTCACCTTCAGCCAGTAGAGAACGTCGTCTTCACTTTACTGGCACCACTCCAATACAGTTTCCACTGGATCAGCGTCAGGATAGCCAATGGAGTGCAGACCTTGCGCAATCTGAACACGCTCCAGACCCGCATCCAGGAACTGCAGGATACTGTGGACCGCTTGATGATCGAAAATGTGCGCCTGCGCGAGGCAGAGATTGAGCGGACGATTCTACGCGAGCAATTGCAGTTCAAGCTGGCTAATCCAACCTATGAATTGTTAGCTGCCGAAGTCATTGGACGTGACCCCAGCAACCTACTGCACTATATTATCATTGACCGTGGCGCCAATGATGGGATAGCCGTAGGGATGCCTGTGGTTACGGCACGTGGACTGGTCGGCAGAGTGACATTGGTATATCCGCATTCGGCGCGAGTCATGTTGCTGACTGATCCAGCAAGTTCCGTCAATGCCCTCATCCAGAGTTCACGGGCCACTGGTGTGGTGCAAGGGCAAGGAACGCGGGGACTAGTTATGCGCTACATCGAACAAAGCGAGCAAGTACAAGTGGGAGATATCGTCCTCACTTCCGGCTTGGGAGGCAATTTCCCCAAACGCTTGGTGATTGGCCAGGTCACAGCCGTTAAGCGGAACGATGTGGAGATGTTTCAGGAAGTACAGGTTCAATCTGCGGTCCAATTTGACCGCTTGGAAATAGTCTTGGTCATTCAGAGTTTCGTGCCAATTGATTATGCTCCTTAA